Part of the Triticum urartu cultivar G1812 chromosome 2, Tu2.1, whole genome shotgun sequence genome, ATGGTAACGAttccggcgaatctcgggtagggggtctcgagtTGGTTCTAGAAATTGGTTACAAGGACACGAGGTTTTACTCAGGTTCGGACTCTCTCAAATAGATAATCCCCTACAGTCTGCTTGTGCTTGTATTGATTTGGGAGGAAGTACAAAGTACATgtgatctaccatgagattgtccatttaaaatattatctatcgactagcctagTCTCGGTTTATATAAGATatcggaggcctaggataacaggAGTCCTAGTTGGCTACGTCGGTGGAGCGGAGTCCTCCACGGATAAGCACTTGTCTTGATCGTCAAGGCTTCTGGAATCTTTCTTGTATGTGTCATGGGGTACCCAATGTGGCCCCGGATGGAACCGACTTAGGGGTCCTCGGCCAAGCACCGAGAGACGACGTGGTGAGGGCCCCCTTAGTCGAGCCACTATCACACGGTGGATCTCGGTCGTGCAGGCGGGAGGGCTCCATTTTTATTTGTCATTTGGTCTCCTCAGGAAgatgaggcggcggcggcttcttGAAGATGGTATAAGGTTCATCCTACCTAGCTCCATCCCGACGGTGCTTCCAGCGTCGTCGAAgagcgtgtggaggtgtgtctccggcaGATCTTGTGGGGTTTGGTCGGGGTTTGTCTTCGGTGGATCCGGTCTTCGTTCATTTGTGTTCGTGTACCTAGGGTTGGACACTTTTGATCTACACTTTTCTTCATTGGTTGTGGTCCAGTCTTCGTTCATTCGTTCGTTTGTGTTTGTGTTTCTACAGGTTAGATACTTTCGATCTACGCTTTTGTTCATCGATTTGTGGTTGTTGTTCTGGTGCGCTACTCCTCTAGGGTGTTAGCATGATGACTTttgactgtctactacaacaagttttgtTTGCCTCCAGTGAGGAAGGACGTAATTACGGTGGCACGTCTTTGGCTCATTCCATTGCTTGTGGTTGTCGGTAGGTGGTTCACAAATTTCAATGTACTTTTTACTTGTGGTGTATTCTAAACTATCTTGATTGATAGTTGATAAatagtacctcctttccggtttatagggctcagtttgtaaatctctccaaccaagatagatggtgagtggtggaataaaTTTCATAGTTTGTAAAAATACTCCATTTTTTTTTGCTCTGtatattagctttggtcaaagtcaaactttgtaaaatTTGCAAGTTTAGGTGGTGTTTGGTTATCTAGTcttaggactttttctagtcccaactaaaaagtctttagtccctaaaaagtccctccctgtttgtttccagagactaaaaagtccctagtccctttCTAGATGTTATTAAATGACAATGTTACCcctagtatatagaaaaataacaatcaaacaacaTCATGGGGTGGCGAGCCAATAGGTGCAtggaggggcattgttggaagtcccaaaaagtcccaaaaagactcttcTTGAGAGTCAtcttcatttagtcccaaatgcctagtttagtccctaaaaagtccctcccgtTTGGTAAAAAAAGTCTAAGAGaaactttttctagtccctacacaaAAAAGTCCTTGGAAACAAACACCACCTTATAGACAAAAATATTAGACATATACAACaacaaatcaataccattagattcattattgaatacATTTTCCCATCGTATAGATTTGCTATTgtaaatgttcatatttttttataaacttggtcaaactttataaagtttgacatcagtcaaatctaatatgcaaAGTAAATGAAAACGGAGAGAGCACTTAATTACTACACTTGTTTCACTCAAAAAgttgtgtttaccaatgcattaattgcaatgcatgcatgcatgaccattaaatgaccaaaaactttAACATGCATTGGTTTTGTTTTTCCTTGATCTTTGAATGCAGTGATAGTGATTTAATACATCTTGAAATCTGAATTTGTCATGATGGGTACTGGTTCAAAGATCAAAGAAAAACTTataaaatagaaaaacaatatttTTTGAGATGTGCcctataaactggaaaggaggaaGTAGATCATAAGTTTTTTTGAAAGGGAAGCAATATTGATCGGAAATTGTGCCATCGATAACTAGGCCAGGACTGATTCACATACCCCATCCCGTAACGATCTGAGTTCGGCCAGGAGTACTATCTCCGTCACGGTTTAGAAGGCGCACTTGGAAATTCTCTGGAATCTAGATGGTTATCTATTGGTTATGAGACGGGCTAAAAAATAGCATTCACACTACGCATGCATATAGAAATAGTATATCGGAGTACTAATTAGCTACTAGAAATAAATGCAATGCGCCCTAAACCTTGTCTATTGTGAAAACGCACGCAAATTTAACTGTGCCTTCTAAACCGTGACGGAGTGTGAATAAATACAAAAGCTGTTTGTTTTAAACGAAGTAGTTAATGAGGAGCATGCGTGACGGAATTCAATACAAGTTCGGTTTAAATCCTTTGCACAAAAAAACGAACCGGCGAAACCGTGTGGCCTGTAGAGTTGTGCACGCAATACAACTAGACCCCAAGGGGTACGGCATAAGATTCCCCACAGGAAAGGTCCTCTTAAATAGCCGCGACACGCCACCCACCACCAAACCCTACCCCGCGACTTCCCTCCGGTTGCTTCCGCCGAGCGACTTCCAATCCAGTCTCCCCTCGATTCCGCCGGCCCGATCGCCTCGATCAATCTCGTCCCCGGCTGCGCCCTCCCGTCGGTGAGCCCCTCTATCTTTTTTCCCCAAAAGATCCGGCCAAATTTCGGAGGATTTTGGGGTTCGTCGTCCGCTCGGTTTCCTGTTGTTTTATTAGCTTCTGTCGATTTGATCGGTAGATTGTTTCCATCGATCGCAGGTTGGAGATGGCCAAGACTTGCTTCAAGACCGAGCACCCCCTGGGTTTGTTCCTTCTCTCTTGCCCCTCTCCCTGTTAATTTCTGTCAATTTAGGCCCTGTCATGGTTGTTGATCTGATCGATAGTAGAATAAGAGACTGGTAGCCCACCAGTTGTTCGCCTGAAACTAGTTTAGCCTTTTTTTACGTGACGTGATAATCTGGTTATAGTTGATTGCTTCTGCGCTCAGGCAACGTGCTAATGTGTGTTATTCCGTATGTTCTTTCTTGTCCCATATGCTGTTGTTACATTATGGAGGGCAGATGGTTGTCTGCGTATTTCAGATTGGTGTTTCATTGAAGCACCATCTACACTAATGTTCATATCTATTACATCAAAAGGATTAAAATCAATCGGAAGACTTAGTAATCAATTCAGTAGTCTCTGTTTTTCAGATTGAGTTGTATTCTTATTGAATGGTGCTGGAAAGATAACTTTGGTCTTAGATGATTTTGTTTGATATTAAATTGGTTTATCATCTTGCAATAGAAtttactccctctgtaaacaaatacaggagtgtttagatcactactttagtgatctaaatgctcttatatttcttcaTGGAGGGAGTACTTCTGAGACTATATCTCAATTCATATTCCTGAATGCCTTGCTTTCTGGATGCTCTTGTATAATTCCTGTTAATCAGGTTCGTAAGATTCTATTTTAAGTAACCAGCAATTATGTGATCCTTTGGCACCTTCTGTCTTATTGGATGGATTGCCAAAAGTATTCCCCCATTTTTGAAGGGACCTTAGGTTTTAAGAAATATTTTACAAATGGTCTCAAGTATTTCTTTTGTTAACTATGTACTATCTTGAGTGTTTTCTGTTTTGCACTGGTTGATGCTTTTGTTATATGCGCAGTTACTGTCTCCACTAAAAACTCTAATGAGAACATGTTCAAGCTTTAAATGTTTTTCCAGTTACTAGATATTTTCATCTCGTGTGATTAAAATTACCCTTTTATAGAAAGGAGGCAAGCTGAATCTGCTAGGATCCGTGAGAAGTATGCTGACAGAATTCCGGTATATATATCTCTGGACTTACCTTCTACATGTGGTAGATTATCAACATTCATTTCTCCTAATTGAGTTCTGTGGTCAATTATTTCAGGTGATCGTTGAGAAGGCTGATAAGTCTGATGTCCCGGAAATTGATAAGAAGAAGTAAGCTATTCTTCTTCATCACTCATATTCTGATGGCAGATGAGCAGTTCTTTTCATTGTTTTCTGGGGTTGAGCTCTGCTCTCAGCTGCATCTAGAGATGCAATCTCTCCTTTAACTTGCCAATATTTCATTTCCATTTGTCTTGTATGCCCATAGCAATTTGTTATGTTTGGATGAGCTCCCTTCGATATAATTGTTGGCTATTTGTTCTATTGTTAATTTAGTCTTGAAATAATTTTCTTATCTGCTGTTCATGTTTGGAATCTGTATTATTGATTTGTCTTGCTCTGTACAATTGTTTCTTTGCAGGTATCTTGTCCCGGCCGACCTCACTGTTGGCCAGTTTGTCTACGTGGTGCGGAAGAGGATCAAGCTGAGCCCAGAAAAGGCCATCTTCGTCTTTGTGAATAGCACCTTGCCACCGACTGGTAATGTTTTTAACTAAACATATtaataaatactccctccgtccgaaaatacttgtcatcaaaatggacaaaaatggatgtatctagaactaaaatacatctagatacatccccttttattcattttgatgacaagtatttctggacggagggagtactttgtTATTGGTCATATGTTGTCTGCCCACAATCCTCATGTATCGATGTTCCTTTTTTGGCAGCTTCGTTGATGTCAGCCATCTATGAAGAAAACAAGGACGTGGACGGCTTCCTGTACATGACTTACAGTGGCGAGAACACTTTCGGCTCTGCCTAATCCATGTGCACTGCCACTGTAAATAAATGGATGTTCAGGTTGCGACGTCTGTGTATATACTATCACTAGTATGCTGGTGGATTGCTCTCATGGTTTAATGCTTTTAAGTGTGGTATTTTATCATCTGAATGTTAGAACGGCCTGTAAAACTCTATATTACGGTCGAAGATTCATCAATTCTCGTCTGGTTTATGTTCCTCATGCTCTGGGATGATTACAATCGCAAATTAGTGGCAGCAGAACTGAGTTTTTTTTATTATATTGTTTCACACACCTTGTCCTTTTGGTTTCAGAACTGCATCTACTGCTGTTTTGCAGCACATTGCACTGCCCTTTCAGGGCCTCTCTAGCCGATCCATAAAAACGGTCTCCCTGAGGAGTAAACTTACTCGCCATGTTTCCGGCGACCAAAAATGCTAGACTTACGAAACCAGCTACGTAAAGCTACGTTCTTTCCTTAGCGCTAAACTAATCACCCCCTGATTTTCATGGGGTGGGCCTGGGCCTATTTCTCCTCCAACCAAATCAGGCCAGGTCACCTTTTACGTACGTAATTTTTTTTACGTAGATGTAGCAAAGCTAGCCGCTCGCCCgaccaaccccctcctccgcccTCTTTTCGTGGCGTCTGTGACGTACCTGCCTACGTAGCGTAGACGGCACGATGTGCTGCTCGTGGAAGGAGTCGGACGTGAGCCTATGTTGCTGGTTGTCGTCACTCCCCGATGACATTGGCAACCTCACCGCACTGAGGAGGCCGCAAGTGGTGGGTCGCCGCCTACTGATAATCTTAGCCTGTAAACGTAAGAGGACCTTCTCTGATGTGAAATGCATGGAGTGTGTTTTCTATCATAATAATTGCACTTTGAGGTGAGCACGCTTGGTGTTGGTTATCATTCCTTGTTCGAAATTATACGTGATGATCGCTGCTACCCATAATGATGCATTGATGTGGTGTGCCCACCCAAACATGTTTTCGATCTTGTTCACTTCTCTACTACTACTAGTTTGCCCTTGTGGCAGCAATATATGATAAATTTAGCAAAAATGTGTGACAAAATGTGGCAATACTAGTCCTAAAACCAAACAGCCCTTATGCCCAACTGCTAACGGGAAAGCAAACTTCTGGTCCACTATACCATCAGTTTATACTATGCCCAACTGCAAACGAAACCAGAGATGGCATCCATGCGGTGCTTGCGAAAATTGTTTGCAATTATTTCAACTAGGACGGTCGTGCATCCAGTGGTTGTCTTTGACCCACATTCTACCTCGCACGTTGTCGAGGGAATATTTTGCGATATTTAGTTATACGAAACATGGATGTTTAGAATAATATAAAAATAAAACTAGAAATATATACCCCTtcattccataatgtagtgcgTACAGATTTTTTAAAAAGTCAAACTTCACAAACTTTGCCCGAGTTTGTGGAAAAACATTTACATTTGGAATGATAAACAtgtatcattagattcatcagaAGATGTaattttatattttatatttttggTATCGTAGATATACATAATTTtctctataaacttggtcaaagtttagAAAGTTTGACTTGAAAAAAATCTATATGCACTATATTATGGAACGGAGGTAGTATGATTTATTGTGTTTGATCATTGTATAATTGTACAATATATTTATTAAATATAAATAGAACAATGTAATAAAAATTCTCAGGCATGTTTGCATGCTGATATGAGCTTTTTCAATATGCATGGTTGCACGTTGAGGTGGTCTTCTCTCTTGCATATTGTATGTTGAGGTAGCATGATTGCATGTTAATAGAAAGTAAAATACATATAAATTGTATCTGATTACTTATAGTTATAGAATATTTATTGAGCGTGAGTAGCATGTATGGTGCATGTTAAAAGCGGGTCTTTTTTAGTGCATGTGGTGTGATGACTTGACATAGATGCATGTGAGTGTGGGGATCAACTATTTAGGTATACTAGCAAGGTAGTCGTGCATTGCACATGGTAGCTTAGATAATCAAAGTATGAATGAATATCGGCGTACCAAATTATAACATGTAAATTTGGTCTCATATATGCATAACGTAGATGTTGATTTTACTCTTGTAATTCAACCCATTAAAATTAAATTATAGGTACAACATATTCAAAGATTGCATGGTTATAGGACTGCATGGAACTCTTGTGAGTTATACCAACACATTTTCTTTAGGTATATTGTATTGCAATTTCAAGTAGCAAGTATtgcatcatcaaagacaaatgtaATTTATAAACATGTTATCACAGCCTTCAATAAATCATAAACTAAGTGAATGCAAACTATTTAGAAGAAAAAACATAGAGTAAATAAAATAAGGAAGAGTGTAGAACAAATGAGAAGTGCATCTGATGTGAGCTTGTCGTATTATGCATTATAAATCTTGAAGTCAAAAATAATGATAATTCACTTAGAAGAAAAAGGTTTAAGAAAATAAAATATGAAAGATTTTAGGACGAAGgggaagtgcttgtgttttgagatttgtgcatATTGAGCATTCATTGTAAATCCTAAATTAAAGAATGGAAATTAATTTAGAGGAACAACTTTGGGGAGTTAAATTATGAGaaattctagaacaaataagtgctagtgttttgaggtttgtgcattgtgCTTGTTCAACCATGGAACCTTCTAGCTAATACATGTGAGAATCTAGTGGGAGTGAAGATGATATGCAAGGATCAATAATGCACAGATTTGACACACATATACAATCAGATTGGCTTTATCCAAGGGACCATATTTAAAGTTATTTATACACTTTATAGTGGTATATATATCGATAAGATACCACATATGTGAATTTGAATCACCGTACGTGTACATGTATGTATAGTTGGAGGCTTCGAAGAAAAAAAATACCGGATCATCCTTTTTCTTACACTCAAAGCACATCTTTATTCATTTGAAATGTGTTGCATCATGCACCAAAAAGTGGTACTAGAGAGGGTGGAGGATCATCTAACCAAGTACAAGGATCTTCATACTTTGCCAATCTCGCCAACTCA contains:
- the LOC125536736 gene encoding autophagy-related protein 8A, with protein sequence MAKTCFKTEHPLERRQAESARIREKYADRIPVIVEKADKSDVPEIDKKKYLVPADLTVGQFVYVVRKRIKLSPEKAIFVFVNSTLPPTASLMSAIYEENKDVDGFLYMTYSGENTFGSA